Proteins found in one Synechococcus sp. LA31 genomic segment:
- the rpoB gene encoding DNA-directed RNA polymerase subunit beta, with the protein MSSAIQVAKTATYLPDLVEVQRASFKWFLEKGLIEELESFSPITDYTGKLELHFIGSEYRLKRPRHDVEEAKRRDATFASQMYVTCRLVNKETGEIKEQEVFIGELPLMTERGTFIINGAERVIVNQIVRSPGVYFKDEQDKNGRKTFNASLIPNRGAWLKFETDKNDLLHVRVDKTRKINAHVLMRAIGLSDNDVLDKLRHPEYYQKSIEAANDEGIASEDQALLELYKKLRPGEPPSVSGGQTLLHSRFFDPKRYDLGRVGRYKINKKLRLTIPDATRTLTPEDVLSTIDYLINLELDVGGATLDDIDHLGNRRVRSVGELLQNQVRVGLNRLERIIKERMTVGETESLTPAQLVNPKPLVAAIKEFFGSSQLSQFMDQTNPLAELTHKRRISALGPGGLTRERAGFAVRDIHPSHYGRICPIETPEGPNAGLIGSLATHARVNEYGFIETPFWKVENGIVLKQGDPLYLSADLEDECRVAPGDVATDADGRIKADLVPVRYRQDFETVPPEQVDYVQLSPVQVISVATSLIPFLEHDDANRALMGSNMQRQAVPLLRPERPLVGTGLETQVARDSGMVPITTVNGTVAYVDATAIVIRDEEGNDHTHYLQKYQRSNQDTCLNHRPIVKLGDPVIAGQVLANGSACEGGEIALGQNVLIAYMPWEGYNYEDAILVSERLVRDDLYTSVHIEKYEIEARQTKLGPEEITREIPNVAEESLGNLDEMGIIRVGAYVESGDILVGKVTPKGESDQPPEEKLLRAIFGEKARDVRDNSLRVPSTERGRVVDVRIYTREQGDELPPGANMVVRVYVAQRRKIQVGDKMAGRHGNKGIISRILPLEDMPYLPDGSPIDIVLNPLGVPSRMNVGQVFECLMGWAASHLDCRVKVVPFDEMHGPETSKNTVQAYLEAAKAQPGKDWVYNPDNPGKIQLIDGRTGEAFDQPVTVGYAHILKLVHLVDDKIHARSTGPYSLVTQQPLGGKAQQGGQRLGEMEVWALEAYGAAYTLQELLTVKSDDMQRRNEALNAIVKGKPIPRPGTPESFKVLMRELQSLGLDIAVYTDAGEEVDLMQDVNPRRSTPNRPTYESLGVADYDDD; encoded by the coding sequence ATGAGCAGCGCGATCCAGGTCGCCAAGACCGCCACTTACCTGCCCGATCTGGTGGAGGTACAGCGCGCGAGCTTCAAATGGTTTCTGGAGAAGGGCCTGATCGAGGAGCTGGAGAGCTTCTCGCCGATCACCGATTACACCGGCAAGCTGGAGCTGCACTTCATCGGTAGCGAGTACCGCCTGAAGCGCCCCCGCCACGATGTGGAAGAGGCCAAGCGTCGTGACGCGACCTTCGCCTCGCAGATGTATGTCACCTGCCGTCTGGTCAACAAGGAGACCGGCGAGATCAAGGAGCAGGAAGTGTTCATCGGGGAACTCCCCCTGATGACCGAGCGCGGCACGTTCATCATCAACGGCGCTGAGCGCGTGATCGTGAACCAGATCGTGCGTTCCCCCGGTGTCTATTTCAAAGACGAGCAGGACAAGAACGGCCGTAAAACCTTCAACGCCAGCCTGATCCCCAACCGCGGCGCCTGGCTGAAGTTTGAAACCGACAAGAACGACCTCCTGCACGTTCGCGTCGATAAGACCCGCAAGATCAATGCCCACGTGTTGATGCGGGCCATCGGCCTGTCGGACAACGACGTGCTCGACAAGCTGCGGCACCCCGAGTACTACCAGAAGTCGATCGAGGCCGCCAACGACGAAGGCATTGCCTCGGAAGACCAGGCCCTGCTGGAGCTCTACAAGAAGCTGCGTCCGGGTGAACCGCCCTCGGTGAGCGGTGGTCAGACCCTGCTGCACAGCCGCTTCTTCGATCCCAAGCGCTACGACCTGGGTCGGGTTGGTCGCTACAAGATCAACAAGAAGCTGCGTCTCACCATCCCCGACGCCACCCGCACCCTCACCCCTGAGGACGTGCTGAGCACGATCGATTACCTGATCAACCTCGAGCTCGATGTGGGCGGCGCCACCCTCGATGACATCGACCACCTCGGCAACCGCCGCGTTCGCTCCGTGGGCGAACTGCTGCAGAACCAGGTGCGCGTGGGCCTGAACCGCCTCGAGCGGATCATCAAGGAGCGCATGACCGTTGGTGAGACCGAGAGCCTCACCCCGGCCCAGCTGGTGAACCCCAAGCCCCTGGTGGCAGCGATCAAGGAGTTCTTCGGCTCCAGCCAGCTGAGCCAGTTCATGGATCAGACCAATCCCCTGGCTGAGCTCACCCACAAGCGCCGCATCAGCGCCCTGGGCCCAGGTGGTCTCACCCGTGAGCGCGCCGGCTTCGCCGTGCGCGACATCCACCCCTCTCACTACGGCCGGATCTGCCCGATCGAGACCCCGGAAGGTCCGAATGCTGGTCTGATCGGTTCGCTGGCGACCCACGCCCGCGTGAACGAGTACGGCTTCATCGAGACCCCCTTCTGGAAGGTGGAGAACGGCATCGTTCTCAAGCAGGGCGATCCCCTCTACCTCTCCGCCGACCTCGAAGACGAGTGCCGCGTGGCCCCCGGTGACGTGGCCACCGATGCCGACGGCCGCATCAAGGCGGATCTGGTTCCGGTGCGTTACCGCCAAGACTTCGAGACCGTGCCGCCCGAGCAGGTCGACTACGTGCAGCTCTCACCGGTGCAGGTGATCTCCGTGGCCACCTCGCTGATCCCCTTCCTCGAGCACGACGACGCCAACCGCGCCCTGATGGGCTCGAACATGCAGCGCCAGGCTGTGCCGCTGCTGCGTCCCGAGCGTCCGCTGGTGGGCACCGGCCTGGAAACCCAGGTCGCCCGCGACTCCGGCATGGTGCCGATCACAACCGTGAACGGCACGGTGGCCTATGTGGACGCCACCGCCATCGTCATTCGCGATGAAGAGGGCAACGACCACACCCACTACCTGCAGAAGTACCAGCGCTCCAATCAGGACACCTGCCTCAACCACCGTCCGATCGTGAAGCTGGGCGACCCGGTGATCGCCGGTCAGGTGCTGGCAAATGGTTCGGCCTGCGAGGGCGGAGAAATCGCCCTGGGTCAGAACGTGCTGATCGCCTACATGCCCTGGGAGGGCTACAACTACGAGGATGCGATCCTGGTGAGCGAGCGCTTGGTGCGCGACGACCTCTACACCTCGGTGCACATCGAGAAGTACGAGATCGAAGCTCGTCAGACCAAGCTCGGCCCTGAAGAGATCACCCGCGAGATCCCCAACGTTGCCGAGGAGAGCCTGGGCAACCTCGATGAGATGGGCATCATCCGCGTGGGCGCCTACGTGGAGAGCGGCGACATCCTGGTGGGCAAGGTGACGCCCAAGGGCGAATCCGACCAGCCCCCTGAAGAGAAGCTGCTGCGCGCGATCTTTGGCGAAAAAGCCCGCGATGTGCGTGATAACTCTCTGCGGGTGCCCAGCACCGAGCGCGGCCGCGTCGTTGACGTGCGCATCTACACCCGCGAACAGGGTGATGAGCTGCCGCCCGGCGCGAACATGGTTGTGCGGGTCTATGTGGCGCAGCGCCGCAAGATCCAGGTGGGCGACAAGATGGCCGGCCGCCACGGCAACAAGGGCATCATCAGCCGCATTCTTCCCCTGGAGGACATGCCCTATCTGCCCGACGGCAGCCCCATCGACATCGTGCTCAACCCCCTGGGTGTGCCGAGCCGGATGAACGTGGGTCAGGTGTTCGAGTGCCTAATGGGTTGGGCCGCCTCGCACCTGGATTGCCGCGTGAAGGTGGTGCCGTTCGATGAAATGCACGGCCCCGAAACCTCCAAGAACACCGTTCAGGCTTACCTCGAGGCAGCCAAGGCGCAGCCGGGTAAAGACTGGGTGTACAACCCCGATAACCCCGGCAAGATCCAGCTGATCGATGGCCGTACCGGCGAAGCGTTCGACCAGCCTGTGACTGTGGGCTATGCCCACATCCTCAAGCTGGTGCACCTGGTGGACGACAAGATCCACGCCCGTTCCACCGGTCCTTACTCCCTGGTGACCCAGCAGCCTCTCGGTGGTAAGGCCCAGCAGGGCGGCCAGCGCTTGGGTGAGATGGAGGTGTGGGCTCTCGAGGCCTACGGCGCCGCCTACACCCTGCAGGAACTGCTCACGGTCAAATCCGATGACATGCAGCGCCGCAACGAGGCGCTCAACGCGATCGTGAAGGGCAAGCCCATCCCGCGCCCCGGCACACCGGAGTCGTTCAAGGTGCTGATGCGCGAGCTGCAGTCCCTGGGTCTCGACATCGCGGTGTACACCGATGCCGGCGAGGAAGTGGACCTGATGCAGGACGTCAACCCCCGCCGCAGCACTCCCAACCGGCCCACCTACGAATCCCTCGGCGTCGCGGATTACGACGACGACTGA
- a CDS encoding DNA-directed RNA polymerase subunit gamma, with translation MTNSNLRTENHFDYVKITLASPERVMQWGQRTLPNGQVVGEVTKPETINYRTLKPEMDGLFCEKIFGPSKDWECHCGKYKRVRHRGIVCERCGVEVTESRVRRHRMGFIKLAAPVSHVWYLKGIPSYVAILLDMPLRDVEQIVYFNCYVVLDAGDHKDLKYKQLLTEDEWLEIEDEIYAEDSEIENEPTVGIGAEALKQLLEDLDLPVVAEQLREDIAGSKGQKRAKLIKRLRVIDNFIATGARPEWMVLDVIPVIPPDLRPMVQLDGGRFATSDLNDLYRRVINRNNRLARLQEILAPEIIVRNEKRMLQEAVDALIDNGRRGRTVVGANNRPLKSLSDIIEGKQGRFRQNLLGKRVDYSGRSVIVVGPKLKMHQCGLPKEMAIELFQPFVIHRLIRQNIVNNIKAAKKLIQRADDEVMQVLQEVIEGHPILLNRAPTLHRLGIQAFEPKLVAGRAIQLHPLVCPAFNADFDGDQMAVHVPLAIEAQTEARMLMLASNNILSPATGDPIITPSQDMVLGSYYLTAVQPGNAKPEFGDRSRTFAGLRDVLAAFDEKHLTMHDWVWVRFNGEVDSEDEAKEPIKEETLSDGTRIEQWNYRRDRLDEDGALISRYVLTTVGRVVMNSTIIDAVAAA, from the coding sequence ATGACCAACAGCAATCTCCGCACCGAGAACCACTTCGACTACGTCAAGATCACCCTTGCTTCTCCGGAGCGGGTGATGCAGTGGGGGCAGCGCACGCTGCCCAATGGTCAGGTGGTGGGCGAGGTGACCAAGCCCGAAACCATCAACTACCGCACGCTCAAGCCGGAAATGGACGGCTTGTTCTGCGAGAAGATCTTCGGACCCTCCAAGGATTGGGAGTGCCACTGCGGTAAGTACAAGCGCGTGCGGCACCGCGGCATTGTCTGCGAGCGCTGCGGCGTGGAGGTCACGGAAAGCCGGGTGCGGCGTCACCGCATGGGCTTCATCAAGCTTGCGGCCCCTGTGTCGCACGTTTGGTATCTGAAGGGTATCCCCAGCTATGTGGCGATCCTGCTTGATATGCCCCTGCGGGATGTTGAGCAGATTGTGTATTTCAACTGCTATGTGGTGCTCGATGCTGGCGACCACAAAGACCTCAAATACAAGCAACTGCTCACCGAAGACGAGTGGCTGGAGATCGAAGATGAGATCTATGCCGAGGATTCCGAGATCGAGAATGAGCCTACGGTTGGAATCGGCGCTGAAGCGCTGAAGCAGCTGCTAGAAGATCTCGATCTGCCGGTTGTGGCCGAGCAGCTGCGCGAGGATATCGCCGGCTCCAAGGGGCAGAAGCGCGCCAAGTTGATCAAGCGCCTGCGCGTGATCGACAACTTCATCGCCACCGGTGCCCGTCCTGAGTGGATGGTCCTGGACGTGATTCCGGTGATCCCGCCCGATCTGCGTCCGATGGTGCAGCTCGATGGCGGCCGTTTCGCCACCTCCGACCTCAACGATCTCTATCGCCGTGTGATCAACCGGAACAACCGGTTGGCCCGTCTGCAGGAAATCCTCGCCCCTGAAATCATCGTCCGCAACGAGAAGCGGATGCTGCAGGAGGCCGTGGATGCGCTGATCGATAACGGTCGCCGCGGCCGCACCGTGGTGGGCGCCAACAACCGGCCCCTCAAATCACTGAGCGACATCATTGAAGGCAAGCAGGGGCGCTTCCGTCAGAACCTGCTGGGTAAGCGTGTCGACTACTCCGGTCGTTCCGTGATCGTTGTGGGTCCCAAACTGAAGATGCACCAGTGCGGTCTGCCTAAGGAGATGGCGATCGAACTGTTCCAGCCGTTCGTGATCCATCGCCTGATCCGTCAGAACATCGTCAACAACATCAAGGCCGCCAAGAAGCTGATTCAGCGTGCCGATGATGAGGTGATGCAGGTGCTCCAAGAGGTGATCGAAGGTCACCCGATCCTGCTCAACCGTGCTCCGACGCTGCACCGTTTAGGTATCCAGGCCTTCGAACCCAAGCTGGTTGCTGGCCGGGCCATTCAGCTTCACCCGCTGGTCTGCCCCGCCTTCAACGCCGACTTCGACGGTGACCAGATGGCCGTGCACGTGCCCCTGGCGATCGAGGCGCAGACGGAGGCCCGCATGCTGATGCTGGCCAGCAACAACATCCTCTCGCCGGCTACGGGCGACCCGATCATCACGCCCTCCCAGGACATGGTGCTTGGCTCCTACTACCTCACCGCTGTTCAGCCCGGCAACGCCAAGCCCGAGTTCGGCGATCGCAGCCGCACCTTTGCTGGCCTGCGCGACGTCTTGGCCGCCTTTGACGAGAAACACCTCACCATGCACGACTGGGTGTGGGTGCGCTTCAACGGTGAAGTGGATAGCGAAGACGAGGCCAAGGAACCGATCAAGGAAGAAACCCTCAGCGATGGCACCCGGATTGAGCAGTGGAACTACCGCCGCGATCGCCTGGATGAAGACGGTGCCTTGATCAGCCGCTATGTGCTTACCACCGTCGGCCGCGTGGTGATGAACAGCACGATCATCGACGCGGTGGCCGCCGCCTGA
- the rpsT gene encoding 30S ribosomal protein S20 — translation MANNKSSKKRVLIAERNRLHNRSYKSAVRTLMKRCFAACAAYSQEPGDAAKASVQTTLNAAVSKIDKAVKVGVLHRNNGAHQKSRLSAAVKQAVEPAAKA, via the coding sequence GTGGCCAATAACAAGTCGTCGAAGAAGCGCGTTCTGATTGCCGAGCGCAACCGTCTGCACAACCGCAGCTACAAATCCGCTGTGCGCACTCTGATGAAGCGCTGCTTCGCCGCCTGTGCCGCCTACAGCCAGGAGCCCGGCGATGCCGCAAAGGCTTCCGTGCAGACCACGCTCAACGCGGCTGTCAGCAAGATCGACAAAGCTGTGAAAGTGGGTGTGCTGCATCGCAATAACGGTGCCCATCAGAAGTCGCGCCTGAGCGCTGCGGTGAAGCAGGCTGTTGAGCCCGCTGCCAAGGCCTGA
- a CDS encoding TatD family hydrolase: MAVAVALESLEAPLIDSHCHIVFRNFDDDLEEVAQRWRDAGVGRLLHACVEPSEIPAIRALADRFPELRYAVGVHPLDPEHWQGDTPAVLRAAALADSRVVAIGELGLDLFRVKNLEEQLAMLRPQLDLAVELNLPVIIHCRDAAEAMLTELRGRAGRGACPRGVMHCWSGTPAEMAGFLELGLYISFSGNVTFPKATDTHACAQLVPAERYLVETDCPFLAPVPRRGKRNEPAFVAAVAERVALLRGETLQAVARQSTSNACALFGPALHNV, encoded by the coding sequence ATGGCTGTGGCTGTCGCGTTGGAGAGCCTTGAGGCTCCGTTAATCGACAGTCATTGCCACATCGTCTTTCGCAATTTCGATGACGACCTCGAGGAGGTGGCTCAACGCTGGCGCGATGCTGGTGTTGGCCGCCTCCTTCATGCTTGCGTTGAGCCCTCGGAGATCCCTGCTATCCGGGCTTTGGCGGATCGCTTTCCTGAGCTCCGCTATGCCGTGGGCGTTCATCCGCTCGATCCGGAGCACTGGCAGGGCGATACGCCTGCCGTACTGCGCGCTGCCGCTTTAGCCGATTCCCGCGTTGTGGCGATCGGCGAACTGGGCCTGGATCTTTTCCGTGTGAAGAACCTGGAGGAGCAGTTGGCAATGCTGCGCCCTCAGCTGGATCTGGCCGTGGAGCTGAATCTGCCGGTGATCATTCACTGCCGCGATGCCGCCGAAGCCATGCTCACTGAGCTGCGCGGGCGGGCTGGTCGGGGTGCTTGTCCGCGTGGGGTGATGCATTGCTGGAGTGGCACTCCAGCGGAGATGGCGGGCTTTCTGGAGCTGGGTCTGTACATCAGCTTCAGTGGCAATGTGACCTTTCCCAAGGCCACCGATACCCACGCCTGCGCCCAGTTGGTGCCTGCTGAGCGCTATTTGGTGGAAACCGATTGCCCGTTTCTGGCGCCGGTGCCGCGACGGGGAAAACGCAACGAACCGGCGTTTGTGGCGGCGGTCGCCGAGCGGGTGGCGTTGCTGCGCGGTGAAACGCTGCAGGCGGTGGCTCGTCAGAGCACCAGCAATGCCTGTGCGCTGTTTGGGCCAGCTCTTCACAATGTATGA
- a CDS encoding high light inducible protein has translation MIKPKLVPQRRLPRYGFHTHTERLNGRIAMLGFIALVAVEAQLGHGLLIW, from the coding sequence ATGATTAAGCCCAAGCTCGTGCCCCAGCGGCGTCTGCCGCGCTATGGCTTCCACACCCACACCGAGCGGCTGAATGGCCGGATCGCGATGCTGGGTTTCATTGCCCTGGTGGCGGTGGAGGCTCAGCTGGGCCATGGCCTGCTGATCTGGTGA
- a CDS encoding DNA-directed RNA polymerase subunit beta': protein MTATPSKKSKKSSKKAAAEAPAPVLGASAPLSKAAPVFRNRTIDKKQLRNLMAWAYKNHGTASTASLADELKDLGFHYATQAAVSISVDDLRIPGEKARLLEEAEQQITDTEERYRLGEITEVERHTKVIDTWTETNERLVEEVKKNFNENDPLNSVWMMANSGARGNMSQVRQLVGMRGLMANPQGEIIDLPIRTNFREGLTVTEYVISSYGARKGLVDTALRTADSGYLTRRLVDVAQDVIVREDDCGTTRGIPINADDKGRYAAKLVGRLAAEPVLDGEGNLIVDRDGEIDAPLTARIEAAGVKTVVVRSPLTCEAARSVCRKCYGWALAHNELVDLGEAVGIVAAQSIGEPGTQLTMRTFHTGGVSTAETGVVRSTVAGTIEFDAKARVRPYRTPHGVEAQIAETDFTLTVKPSGTGKAQKLGITSGSILFVEAGAETPSDVMLAQISSGAAVKKSVEKATKDVICDLAGQVRFEDVIQPKEVTDRQGNITLKAQRLGRMWVYSGDVYNLPPNAQPVVSGNKAVTTGEVLAESRLVSEYGGAVRLRDSAGDSREVQIVTTSLTLKDCKLVGESTHSGELWHLEGKDSIRYRLNTHPGTKIAGGEVIAELADDRFRTQTGGIVKFAPGLAIKKARSAKNGYEVSKGGTLLWIPQETHEINKDISLLMIEDGQWIEAGTEVVKDIFSQTAGIVTVTQKNDILREIIVRSGQLHHVSDAKAISRFSDGKMVNPGEEIAKGLKAEAMVFVEAVDTADGGALLLRPVEEYRIPDEAHLPEQGTVVQKNGPSLGLKATQRLAFKDGELIKSVDGVELLRTQLILETFDTTPQMTVDVESVPDKRAKTIDRLQLVILESLLVRRDTLSDASHGSTHTELSINDGDSVKAGDVVATTQILCKEDGVLALPDNLDGDPVRRLIVERASDTRNIDLGSATPVVSVGQRLVDGDLLANSVEAPCCGQVEAVSGSIVTIRIGRPYMVSPDSVLHVRDGELVQRGDSLALLVFERQKTGDIVQGLPRIEELLEARRPRESAVLCRKAGTVEIKQGEDDDSVNVTVIEGDDAITDYPILLGRNVMVSDAQQVTAGELLTDGPINPHELLECYFEDLRSRKPTMEAAMEAISKLQFRLVQEVQNVYKSQGVTIDDKHIEVIVRQMTSKVRIEDAGDTTLLPGELIELRQVEQVNSAMAITGGAPAEFTPVLLGITKASLNTDSFISAASFQETTRVLTEAAIEGKSDWLRGLKENVIIGRLIPAGTGFSGFEEELRAEAGPHPDILDEDAMNYRRMQNLRPDYTVEMPAAPAATTAGALLDDPSDADLEATRSRHGIEASASNLAAFTRPAVEEGLEEELIADPAALEGLQEEGLLTDES, encoded by the coding sequence ATGACCGCCACTCCCTCCAAGAAGTCCAAGAAGTCCAGCAAGAAGGCCGCAGCCGAAGCTCCGGCACCCGTGCTCGGGGCCTCCGCGCCCTTGAGCAAGGCCGCTCCGGTGTTCCGCAACCGCACCATCGATAAAAAGCAGCTGCGGAATCTGATGGCGTGGGCCTACAAGAACCACGGCACTGCCTCCACCGCTTCTTTGGCCGATGAGCTGAAGGATCTGGGCTTCCATTACGCCACCCAAGCTGCTGTGTCGATTTCGGTCGACGACCTGCGCATTCCTGGAGAAAAAGCGCGTTTGCTGGAGGAAGCAGAGCAGCAGATCACCGATACCGAAGAGCGTTATCGCCTTGGTGAAATCACCGAGGTGGAGCGGCACACCAAGGTGATCGACACCTGGACGGAGACCAACGAGCGTCTGGTTGAAGAAGTCAAAAAGAACTTCAACGAGAACGATCCGCTCAACTCGGTGTGGATGATGGCCAACTCTGGCGCCCGGGGCAACATGTCCCAGGTGCGTCAGCTGGTGGGAATGCGTGGCCTGATGGCCAACCCCCAGGGCGAGATCATCGACCTTCCGATTCGCACCAATTTCCGCGAGGGGCTCACGGTCACCGAATATGTGATCTCCTCCTACGGCGCCCGCAAGGGTCTGGTGGACACCGCTCTGCGTACCGCCGACTCGGGTTACCTCACCCGCCGTCTGGTGGACGTGGCCCAGGACGTGATCGTGCGCGAGGATGACTGCGGCACCACCCGCGGCATCCCCATCAATGCTGATGACAAGGGCCGTTATGCCGCCAAGCTCGTCGGCCGTCTGGCCGCTGAGCCGGTGCTCGATGGCGAGGGCAACTTGATCGTGGATCGCGATGGCGAGATCGATGCCCCCCTCACCGCCCGCATCGAAGCGGCCGGTGTGAAGACCGTGGTGGTGCGCTCACCACTCACCTGCGAAGCCGCGCGTTCGGTCTGCCGGAAGTGCTACGGCTGGGCTCTCGCTCACAACGAGCTGGTCGACCTGGGTGAAGCCGTGGGCATCGTGGCCGCCCAGTCGATCGGTGAGCCCGGGACCCAGCTCACCATGCGGACCTTCCATACCGGTGGTGTGTCCACCGCCGAAACGGGGGTGGTTCGCTCCACCGTGGCCGGCACGATCGAATTCGACGCCAAGGCCCGCGTGCGTCCTTACCGCACCCCCCACGGTGTGGAAGCCCAGATCGCGGAAACAGACTTCACCCTCACCGTGAAGCCCAGTGGTACTGGCAAGGCCCAGAAGCTCGGCATCACCTCAGGTTCGATCCTGTTTGTGGAGGCGGGTGCTGAGACTCCCTCCGACGTGATGCTGGCCCAGATCTCTTCCGGCGCCGCCGTGAAGAAGAGCGTGGAGAAGGCCACCAAGGATGTGATTTGTGACCTGGCTGGTCAGGTGCGTTTTGAAGATGTGATCCAGCCCAAAGAGGTCACCGACCGTCAGGGCAACATCACCCTCAAGGCTCAGCGTCTGGGCCGGATGTGGGTGTACAGCGGCGACGTGTACAACCTCCCGCCCAATGCCCAGCCTGTGGTGAGTGGCAACAAGGCCGTCACGACTGGTGAAGTGCTCGCCGAAAGCCGCCTGGTCAGCGAGTACGGAGGCGCCGTGCGCCTGCGCGATAGCGCCGGTGACTCCCGCGAGGTGCAAATCGTCACCACCAGTCTCACCCTCAAGGATTGCAAGTTGGTGGGCGAATCCACCCACTCCGGTGAGCTGTGGCATCTGGAAGGCAAGGACAGCATTCGTTATCGCCTCAACACGCACCCCGGCACCAAGATCGCCGGCGGTGAAGTGATTGCTGAACTGGCCGACGATCGCTTCCGCACCCAGACCGGTGGCATCGTGAAGTTCGCGCCCGGACTGGCCATCAAAAAGGCTCGCAGTGCCAAGAACGGCTACGAGGTGAGCAAGGGCGGAACCTTGCTCTGGATCCCGCAGGAAACCCACGAGATCAACAAGGACATCTCCCTGTTGATGATTGAGGACGGCCAGTGGATCGAGGCCGGTACCGAGGTGGTCAAGGACATTTTCAGTCAGACCGCCGGCATCGTGACGGTGACGCAGAAAAACGACATTCTGCGCGAAATCATCGTGCGCTCCGGTCAGCTGCACCATGTTTCCGATGCCAAGGCGATCAGCCGCTTTAGCGACGGCAAGATGGTCAACCCGGGTGAAGAGATTGCCAAGGGTCTCAAGGCTGAGGCCATGGTGTTTGTGGAAGCTGTGGACACCGCAGACGGCGGTGCTCTGCTGCTGCGTCCAGTGGAGGAATACCGCATCCCTGATGAAGCGCACCTGCCCGAACAGGGAACCGTTGTTCAGAAGAACGGCCCCAGCCTGGGCCTCAAGGCCACCCAGCGCCTCGCCTTCAAGGACGGTGAACTGATCAAGAGCGTGGACGGCGTTGAGCTGCTGCGCACCCAGTTGATTCTGGAAACCTTCGACACCACCCCCCAGATGACGGTGGATGTGGAGTCGGTGCCCGACAAGCGCGCCAAGACGATCGATCGTCTGCAGTTGGTGATCCTCGAGAGCCTGCTGGTGCGTCGCGACACCCTCTCCGATGCGAGCCACGGTTCCACGCACACCGAGCTCTCGATTAACGATGGCGACTCCGTGAAGGCTGGTGATGTGGTGGCTACCACCCAGATCCTCTGCAAGGAAGACGGTGTGCTGGCCCTGCCCGACAACCTCGACGGTGATCCGGTTCGCCGCCTGATCGTGGAGCGCGCCAGCGACACCCGCAACATCGATCTGGGTTCCGCTACGCCTGTGGTGTCAGTGGGACAGCGCCTGGTGGATGGCGACCTGCTGGCTAACAGTGTTGAAGCCCCTTGCTGCGGCCAGGTGGAGGCCGTCTCCGGCAGCATCGTCACCATCCGCATCGGTCGGCCCTACATGGTGTCACCCGATTCCGTGCTGCATGTGCGCGACGGTGAACTGGTTCAACGGGGCGACTCCCTGGCTCTGCTCGTGTTCGAGCGTCAGAAGACCGGCGACATCGTGCAGGGTCTGCCTCGTATTGAAGAGCTCCTGGAAGCCCGTCGTCCGCGGGAATCAGCGGTGCTTTGCCGCAAGGCCGGCACCGTGGAGATCAAGCAGGGTGAAGACGACGACTCCGTCAATGTCACGGTGATCGAAGGCGATGACGCCATCACTGATTACCCGATCTTGCTGGGTCGCAACGTGATGGTGAGCGACGCGCAGCAGGTGACCGCCGGTGAGCTGCTCACCGATGGCCCGATCAACCCCCACGAGTTGCTGGAGTGCTATTTCGAAGATCTCCGCAGCCGCAAGCCCACCATGGAGGCGGCCATGGAGGCCATCTCCAAGCTGCAGTTCCGCTTGGTGCAGGAAGTGCAAAACGTCTACAAGTCGCAGGGCGTCACCATCGATGACAAGCACATCGAAGTGATCGTGCGCCAGATGACCAGCAAGGTGCGCATCGAGGACGCGGGTGACACCACCCTGCTGCCCGGTGAGCTGATCGAGCTGCGTCAGGTGGAGCAGGTGAACAGCGCCATGGCGATCACTGGCGGCGCTCCCGCCGAGTTCACCCCAGTGCTGCTGGGTATCACCAAGGCCTCGCTCAACACCGACAGCTTCATCTCCGCGGCCTCCTTCCAGGAGACCACCCGCGTGCTCACCGAGGCTGCCATCGAAGGCAAGAGCGACTGGCTGCGCGGTCTCAAGGAGAACGTGATTATCGGTCGCTTGATCCCGGCTGGTACGGGCTTCAGCGGCTTCGAGGAGGAACTGCGCGCCGAGGCGGGACCCCACCCCGACATCCTCGATGAGGATGCAATGAACTACCGCCGCATGCAGAACCTACGGCCTGATTACACCGTGGAGATGCCGGCGGCACCGGCTGCCACCACCGCCGGTGCTCTGCTCGACGATCCCTCCGACGCGGATCTGGAAGCCACCCGCAGCCGCCACGGCATCGAAGCCTCGGCCAGCAACCTTGCTGCCTTCACTCGCCCCGCGGTGGAAGAAGGCCTTGAGGAGGAGCTGATCGCCGATCCTGCAGCCCTTGAGGGTCTTCAGGAAGAAGGCCTGCTCACCGACGAGTCATGA